A genomic stretch from Lathyrus oleraceus cultivar Zhongwan6 chromosome 2, CAAS_Psat_ZW6_1.0, whole genome shotgun sequence includes:
- the LOC127123637 gene encoding DEAD-box ATP-dependent RNA helicase 57: MKLKAHSKGGVRAVIICHSHELSGQTYRECKKFAKEEKFRIKLMTKHLLEGSDFSKFPCDILISTPLRLRLATQRKKLDLSRVEYLALDESDKLFESGIEEGKLIAIRQSFAESLNPPVWVFVQSKERVNELYGELAFDNIRVDVIHFDLSQEERENAVDNFRACKTWVLIATDVVARGMDFKGINCVINYDFPDSASAYIHGNGRSGNAWK; encoded by the exons ATGAAGCTCAAGGCTCATTCAAAAGGTGGCGTTCGAGCTGTTATCATCTGTCATAGCCATGAATTATCTGGTCAAACATACCGAGAATGCAAAAAGTTTGCCAAAGAGGAAAAGTTTCGTATCAAGTTAATGACAAAACATCTTTTAGAAGGTTCTGATTTTTCAAAATTTCCTTGTGACATACTTATATCCACGCCCCTTCGGTTACGCTTGGCTACCCAGAGGAAAAAGCTTGATCTCAGCAGAGTTGAGTATCTTGCCCTTGATGAGTCTGATAAGCTATTTGAGTCTGGAAT TGAAGAAGGAAAACTTATAGCAATTCGGCAGAGTTTTGCAGAGAGTCTAAATCCTCCAGTATGGGTTTTTGTCCAAAGCAAGGAGCGAGTCAATGAGCTGTATGGTGAACTTGCATTCGACAATATTAGAGTTGATGTCATCCATTTTGATTTGTCTCAAGAAGAGCGAGAAAACGCAGTTGACAACTTCAGAGCTTGTAAAACATGGGTTTTGATTGCCACTGATGTGGTTGCTCGAGGAATGGATTTCAAAGGCATTAACTGCGTGATCAATTATGACTTCCCAGATTCTGCATCGGCATATATCCACGGAAATGGTCGATCTGGTAATGCATGGAAATAG